One stretch of Segatella copri DNA includes these proteins:
- the rsmI gene encoding 16S rRNA (cytidine(1402)-2'-O)-methyltransferase, with protein sequence MGTLYIVPTPVGNMEDMTMRAIRILKEADLVLAEDTRTSSVLLKHFDIRNRLVAHHKFNEHGTSSAIVERLKGGETIALISDAGTPGISDPGFYLAREAAKAGITVQTLPGPTACIPAIVSSGLPCDRFCFEGFIPQKKGRQTYLESLKDEVRTMIFYESPYRVVKTLQQFAEVFGDDRQVSCCREISKLHEESVRGTLAEVIAHFEETEPRGEFVIVLAGKDPKQLKEEMKEKKREERRQKKNGARRDEESNE encoded by the coding sequence ATGGGCACATTATACATCGTTCCGACTCCAGTTGGTAACATGGAGGACATGACAATGCGAGCCATTCGCATACTGAAAGAAGCGGATTTGGTACTCGCTGAGGACACTCGAACATCGAGTGTTCTGCTGAAGCATTTCGATATCAGAAATCGATTAGTGGCTCACCATAAGTTTAACGAACATGGCACATCTTCTGCCATCGTAGAGCGACTGAAGGGTGGCGAAACCATCGCCTTGATCAGCGATGCCGGAACACCGGGTATCAGCGATCCTGGTTTTTACCTCGCCCGCGAGGCAGCCAAGGCAGGCATCACGGTGCAGACTTTGCCTGGACCTACGGCATGCATTCCTGCCATCGTTTCATCGGGTTTGCCATGCGACCGTTTCTGTTTTGAAGGATTCATTCCGCAGAAAAAGGGCAGACAGACCTATCTTGAATCATTGAAGGATGAGGTACGCACCATGATTTTCTATGAGTCGCCTTATCGTGTGGTGAAAACCTTGCAGCAGTTTGCCGAGGTTTTCGGGGATGACAGACAGGTGAGCTGTTGTCGTGAAATATCCAAACTCCACGAGGAGAGTGTGAGGGGTACGCTTGCCGAGGTTATCGCTCATTTTGAGGAGACAGAACCAAGGGGCGAATTTGTCATCGTATTGGCAGGAAAAGATCCTAAACAGCTCAAGGAGGAGATGAAGGAAAAGAAGCGTGAAGAGCGCCGGCAGAAGAAAAACGGGGCTCGCAGGGATGAAGAAAGTAATGAATAA
- a CDS encoding biotin--[acetyl-CoA-carboxylase] ligase: MEKKIIRLKEVDSTNAFLKNLDTYDEDALTIAVADYQTAGRGQGVHTWESEPGKNLLFSMMMCPKWVPLRQQFLLSEAGALAVKDALDSYTDGITLKWPNDVYWYDKKISGTLIETAIDSKGIKRCIFGIGIDVNQTEFHSDAPNPISLAQILGHEVDREEVLQKVIEAFCKYYELLRRADYMDVSGIYHLSLYRRKGYHWYEDKDGKFEGAFVEVEDDGHLILHDKKGVIRSYAFGEIKFLVNSL, encoded by the coding sequence ATGGAAAAGAAGATTATACGATTAAAGGAAGTGGATTCCACGAATGCCTTCCTGAAGAATTTGGATACTTACGATGAAGATGCGCTGACCATTGCTGTTGCTGACTATCAGACAGCAGGCAGGGGACAGGGCGTGCATACCTGGGAGAGTGAGCCGGGCAAGAACCTCCTCTTCAGTATGATGATGTGTCCTAAGTGGGTACCTTTGCGCCAGCAGTTCCTCCTTTCCGAGGCTGGTGCGCTCGCCGTGAAGGACGCTCTTGATTCCTATACGGACGGCATTACGCTGAAATGGCCGAATGATGTGTACTGGTATGACAAGAAAATCAGTGGCACGCTGATAGAGACTGCCATCGACTCCAAGGGCATCAAGCGCTGCATCTTCGGTATCGGCATTGATGTCAATCAGACTGAGTTCCACAGCGATGCGCCCAACCCTATATCTCTGGCTCAGATTCTGGGTCATGAGGTGGATAGGGAAGAGGTGCTGCAGAAGGTGATTGAGGCTTTCTGCAAATACTACGAACTTCTGCGTCGTGCCGATTATATGGATGTGTCGGGCATCTATCATCTTTCTCTCTACCGTCGCAAGGGCTATCACTGGTATGAGGATAAGGACGGTAAGTTCGAGGGCGCCTTCGTAGAGGTGGAGGACGATGGTCATCTCATCCTTCATGACAAGAAGGGAGTAATACGCTCGTATGCGTTCGGAGAAATCAAATTCCTAGTTAATAGTTTATAG
- a CDS encoding phosphatidylserine decarboxylase family protein produces MGQKIKKLKKIRLHREGTDQLVTGAIALVAIAAILWTTLDNKIPFWAFVVVFGTVYGIVLNFYRCPIRYLNVEDTSKLVVAPADGKIVVIEEVENAPYFGDRRLMISIFMSLWNVHANWFPVDGKVKFVKHVDGNYHKAWLPKASEENEHADVMITTPEGVDVLCRQIAGAVARRIVTYAKEGEECFIDEHLGFIKLGSRVDVYLPVGTEVCVKMGQSTTGDQTIIAKLK; encoded by the coding sequence ATGGGACAGAAAATAAAGAAATTAAAGAAGATAAGATTGCACCGCGAAGGTACCGATCAGCTGGTAACCGGAGCGATAGCATTAGTAGCCATTGCGGCTATATTGTGGACAACCCTAGACAACAAGATTCCGTTCTGGGCTTTTGTTGTTGTGTTCGGTACGGTATATGGTATCGTGCTCAACTTCTACCGTTGTCCTATCAGATACCTCAACGTAGAGGATACTTCGAAACTGGTAGTAGCACCAGCCGACGGAAAGATTGTGGTAATAGAAGAGGTGGAGAATGCTCCCTACTTCGGTGACCGCCGCCTGATGATTTCCATCTTCATGAGCCTCTGGAATGTTCATGCCAACTGGTTCCCGGTGGATGGTAAGGTGAAATTCGTGAAGCATGTGGACGGCAACTACCACAAGGCATGGCTGCCTAAGGCTAGCGAGGAAAACGAGCATGCCGACGTGATGATTACCACACCTGAGGGAGTGGATGTACTGTGCCGCCAGATTGCCGGTGCGGTGGCACGCCGCATCGTAACCTATGCCAAGGAAGGGGAAGAATGCTTCATCGACGAGCACCTGGGATTCATCAAGCTGGGTTCACGCGTGGATGTCTACCTGCCTGTAGGTACAGAAGTATGCGTAAAGATGGGACAGTCAACTACGGGCGACCAGACCATCATCGCTAAATTGAAATAA
- the pyrH gene encoding UMP kinase — protein sequence MAKFKRILLKLSGESLMGKQSFGIDPERLSDYAKQITEVHEMGVQIGIVIGGGNIFRGLSGSQKGFDRVKGDQMGMCATVINSLALSSALGALGVKNKVLTAIRMEPIGEFYTKWKAIEAMEAGYICIFSAGTGSPYFTTDTGSSLRGIEIEADVMLKGTRVDGIYTADPEKDPTATKFKDITYDEIYTKGLKVMDLTATTMCKENNLPIYVFNMDVVGNLKKVMDGEEIGTLVHN from the coding sequence ATGGCAAAGTTTAAAAGAATTCTTTTGAAATTGAGCGGCGAGAGTCTGATGGGTAAGCAGAGCTTCGGCATCGACCCAGAGCGCCTGAGTGATTATGCTAAGCAGATAACGGAGGTCCATGAGATGGGCGTTCAGATAGGCATTGTGATTGGTGGTGGTAACATCTTCCGCGGTTTGAGCGGAAGCCAGAAGGGTTTCGACCGTGTCAAGGGCGACCAGATGGGTATGTGTGCTACCGTTATCAATTCCCTGGCATTGAGCAGCGCACTCGGAGCCTTGGGTGTTAAGAACAAGGTTCTTACTGCCATCCGCATGGAGCCTATCGGCGAATTCTACACCAAGTGGAAGGCGATTGAGGCGATGGAGGCAGGCTATATCTGCATCTTCTCTGCAGGTACAGGCAGTCCATACTTCACTACCGATACCGGTTCTTCTCTCCGCGGTATCGAAATCGAGGCTGACGTGATGCTCAAGGGTACCCGTGTAGACGGTATCTATACCGCCGACCCTGAGAAGGATCCTACAGCTACCAAGTTCAAGGACATTACCTATGATGAGATTTACACCAAGGGCTTGAAGGTAATGGATTTGACAGCTACCACCATGTGTAAGGAAAACAACCTTCCTATCTACGTGTTCAATATGGATGTTGTAGGTAACCTCAAGAAGGTGATGGATGGTGAGGAGATTGGTACGCTTGTACACAACTAA
- a CDS encoding thymidine kinase has product MTENLIGEAHRPGRIEVVCGSMFSGKTEELIRRMKRAKFAKQKVEIFKPALDTRYSEEDVVSHDQNSIRSTPIESSGSILLLASDIDVVGIDEAQFLDNGLVEVCNELANRGVRVIVAGLDMDFKGVPFGPIPALCAIADEVTKVHAICVKCGSVAYVSHRLVNNDKRVLLGEKDEYEPLCRECYQKAILNEKL; this is encoded by the coding sequence ATGACAGAAAATCTAATTGGGGAGGCGCACCGTCCCGGAAGAATTGAAGTGGTGTGCGGATCGATGTTCTCCGGAAAAACAGAGGAATTGATCCGAAGAATGAAGCGTGCGAAGTTCGCCAAGCAGAAGGTGGAAATCTTTAAGCCGGCGCTTGACACTCGTTACTCCGAGGAAGATGTAGTGAGCCATGATCAGAACTCTATCCGGTCTACTCCTATTGAGTCCTCTGGATCGATACTGCTATTGGCTTCTGATATCGACGTGGTGGGTATCGATGAAGCCCAGTTCCTGGACAATGGGCTCGTGGAGGTTTGCAACGAACTCGCCAACCGTGGCGTGAGAGTCATCGTGGCAGGACTGGATATGGACTTCAAGGGAGTTCCCTTCGGTCCGATTCCTGCTCTCTGTGCCATCGCCGACGAGGTGACCAAGGTTCATGCCATCTGCGTAAAGTGCGGATCGGTTGCCTATGTGAGCCACCGGTTGGTCAATAACGACAAACGGGTGCTTCTGGGCGAGAAAGATGAATACGAGCCACTCTGCAGAGAATGCTACCAGAAGGCGATTCTTAACGAAAAATTATAA
- a CDS encoding AI-2E family transporter — MGKEITFDKFIRWAGVTLIVLAVLYMTNYLSSVLLPFFIAWFFAYLLYPVVKFIENKLHVRIRALSILIAMGTAIAVIGGVLWLIIPPMIDQFDKLGEVLTRWLHQTTHTNNLTALIKDWLQANQEQIEHFLKSKDFSDAIKTTMPKVFSVVSQTATVLMSIVASMITLLYMFFILLDYETLTANWVRIFPKKNRPFWSALMKDVERELNNYIRGQGLVALCMGIMFCIGFTIIGFPMAIGLGILIGIMDLVPYLHTFALIPTAFLAMLKAADTGQNFWLVFGLAFLVFCVVQVITDMVVTPKIMGKAMGLNPAILLLSLSVWGALLGFLGLIVALPLTTLIIAYWQRYVTKEKPQYHEETGKNVPISDKNEENH, encoded by the coding sequence ATGGGAAAGGAGATTACATTTGATAAATTTATAAGATGGGCGGGGGTTACCCTCATCGTATTGGCCGTGCTCTACATGACCAATTATCTGAGCAGCGTACTGCTGCCATTCTTCATTGCATGGTTTTTCGCTTACCTGCTCTATCCGGTCGTGAAGTTTATCGAAAACAAACTCCACGTCAGAATACGTGCGCTGTCTATCCTCATCGCCATGGGAACGGCTATCGCTGTTATAGGAGGCGTGCTGTGGCTCATCATCCCTCCGATGATTGACCAGTTTGACAAACTCGGTGAGGTGTTGACACGATGGCTGCATCAGACGACTCATACCAACAACCTGACAGCACTGATCAAAGACTGGCTGCAGGCCAACCAGGAACAGATAGAGCATTTTCTGAAAAGCAAGGACTTCAGCGATGCCATCAAGACCACCATGCCTAAGGTTTTCTCGGTAGTCAGCCAGACGGCAACGGTACTGATGAGTATCGTAGCATCGATGATTACCTTATTATATATGTTCTTCATCCTGCTCGATTATGAGACGCTGACAGCCAACTGGGTGAGAATCTTCCCTAAGAAGAACCGTCCGTTCTGGAGTGCGCTGATGAAGGATGTGGAGCGCGAGCTCAACAACTATATCCGTGGTCAGGGACTGGTAGCGCTCTGTATGGGCATCATGTTCTGCATCGGTTTTACCATCATCGGTTTCCCGATGGCGATAGGTCTGGGCATTCTCATCGGCATCATGGACCTGGTTCCATATCTCCATACCTTCGCCCTCATCCCTACGGCATTCCTTGCCATGCTGAAAGCTGCCGACACAGGTCAGAACTTCTGGCTGGTATTCGGTCTGGCTTTTTTGGTGTTCTGTGTGGTACAGGTCATCACCGACATGGTAGTTACCCCGAAGATCATGGGTAAGGCGATGGGATTGAACCCAGCCATTCTCCTCTTGAGTCTCTCGGTTTGGGGTGCACTTCTGGGCTTCCTGGGATTGATTGTAGCCCTTCCGCTCACAACGCTCATCATAGCCTACTGGCAGCGGTATGTAACGAAGGAGAAGCCGCAATATCATGAAGAAACGGGCAAAAATGTCCCGATTTCGGATAAAAATGAAGAAAATCATTAA
- a CDS encoding DNA/RNA non-specific endonuclease, with protein MKKKVGTFKIWLLAIAAVVAFSVLPKVSSLATEDQALVVKENKQEAADAASDESSAENKQETAGEGANLEAQGLEIPVSKVKVSETIKHRLAYTVSYNHDTRQPNWVAWVLTGEHASGKLPRGKFADDEKMPAPVGTLADYYNSGLDRGHMCPAGDNKWSQQAMDECFLMTNMCPQNHSLNAGVWNTIEQQCRNWAKQYGKVYIVCGPIFLNKEHRKLGKNKVVVPDAFFKVVLHTGKNPQAIGFICRNQSQKGRKKTEFVNSVDEVERITGYDFFPQLPDDVEKRVEAKAEMF; from the coding sequence ATGAAAAAGAAAGTAGGTACATTTAAGATTTGGCTGTTGGCGATTGCCGCAGTAGTGGCGTTTTCTGTCTTGCCGAAGGTTTCTTCGTTGGCAACAGAAGATCAGGCACTTGTTGTAAAGGAAAATAAGCAGGAGGCTGCTGATGCTGCGAGCGATGAATCGTCTGCAGAGAACAAGCAGGAAACTGCTGGAGAGGGTGCGAATCTGGAGGCGCAAGGGCTGGAGATTCCGGTATCTAAGGTAAAGGTATCTGAGACCATCAAGCATCGGTTGGCTTATACGGTATCTTATAATCATGATACGCGACAGCCGAATTGGGTAGCCTGGGTGCTGACGGGGGAGCATGCATCAGGTAAGTTGCCGCGCGGTAAGTTTGCTGATGATGAGAAGATGCCGGCACCCGTGGGTACTTTGGCGGATTATTATAACAGTGGATTGGACAGGGGACACATGTGTCCGGCTGGTGACAACAAATGGAGTCAGCAGGCGATGGATGAGTGTTTCCTGATGACCAATATGTGTCCGCAGAACCACAGTCTGAATGCGGGGGTATGGAACACGATAGAGCAGCAGTGCCGCAACTGGGCAAAGCAGTATGGCAAGGTTTATATTGTCTGCGGACCGATATTTCTGAATAAGGAGCATCGCAAGTTGGGCAAGAACAAGGTGGTAGTGCCTGATGCCTTCTTCAAGGTGGTTCTTCATACGGGCAAGAATCCGCAGGCCATCGGCTTTATCTGCCGTAACCAGTCGCAGAAAGGCAGAAAGAAGACGGAATTCGTAAATTCAGTAGATGAAGTGGAGCGTATCACCGGCTATGATTTCTTCCCTCAGCTTCCGGATGATGTTGAGAAAAGGGTAGAGGCTAAGGCTGAAATGTTTTAA
- a CDS encoding YraN family protein, producing the protein MAEHNELGKWGEDEATLYLENEGYVVIDRDWKAGKRDLDILAVSPDGKTLVVVEVKTRSGEEYQQPEEAVDVRKMRNLAIAANTYVKEQKVEKELRFDIVTVVGVGHQVKRIEHLVDAFNPLLIG; encoded by the coding sequence ATGGCAGAGCATAATGAATTAGGCAAATGGGGAGAAGACGAGGCTACGCTCTATCTCGAGAATGAAGGCTATGTCGTCATCGACAGAGACTGGAAAGCCGGCAAGCGGGATCTGGATATCCTTGCCGTTTCGCCGGATGGTAAGACGCTGGTTGTGGTAGAAGTAAAGACCCGTTCGGGTGAAGAATACCAGCAGCCCGAGGAAGCCGTAGATGTCAGGAAGATGCGCAATCTGGCAATAGCCGCCAATACTTACGTCAAGGAACAGAAGGTGGAAAAAGAACTTCGCTTTGATATTGTTACCGTGGTAGGGGTAGGGCATCAGGTGAAACGCATCGAGCATCTTGTGGATGCCTTCAACCCGTTGCTGATTGGATAA
- the pssA gene encoding CDP-diacylglycerol--serine O-phosphatidyltransferase — protein MSIKKHIPNTITCCNLVSGCIATSFAFGGNPKMALLWIIIGAVFDFFDGMSARLLHVSSPIGKELDSLADDVTFGVAPATIVFSQLFVMEYPGFLEPLRPWLPYAAFIIAAFSALRLAKFNLDERQTTSFIGVPTPANALFWGSLIVFNPSWLEGYSWSVFIILALILITSYLLVCEMPLFALKFKQWGFKGNEVKYGFAALTIIILATSVALDGLTGFLTGWWLVIVAYVIISAIIYLKKTK, from the coding sequence ATGAGTATCAAGAAACATATTCCAAACACGATAACCTGCTGCAACCTGGTTTCGGGCTGCATTGCAACATCGTTTGCCTTCGGCGGAAACCCAAAGATGGCATTGTTATGGATTATCATCGGAGCCGTATTCGACTTCTTTGACGGCATGAGCGCCCGCCTGCTGCACGTTTCATCGCCAATAGGCAAGGAGCTCGATTCGCTGGCTGATGACGTAACCTTCGGTGTGGCTCCTGCCACCATCGTATTCTCACAACTCTTTGTGATGGAATATCCGGGTTTTCTGGAGCCTTTGCGCCCATGGCTGCCTTACGCAGCCTTCATCATCGCAGCCTTCTCGGCATTGCGACTGGCTAAGTTTAATCTTGATGAGCGCCAGACTACCTCTTTCATCGGTGTTCCTACACCAGCCAACGCCCTGTTCTGGGGTTCGCTGATTGTGTTCAATCCAAGCTGGCTCGAAGGATATTCATGGTCGGTATTCATCATTCTGGCCCTGATTCTCATCACCAGCTATCTGCTGGTTTGCGAGATGCCTCTTTTCGCCTTGAAGTTCAAGCAGTGGGGTTTCAAGGGCAATGAGGTGAAATATGGCTTTGCCGCGCTCACCATCATCATCCTCGCTACTTCGGTAGCACTCGATGGTCTGACCGGTTTCCTCACTGGCTGGTGGCTTGTCATCGTGGCATACGTCATCATCTCGGCGATTATTTATCTGAAGAAGACGAAATAG
- a CDS encoding nucleoside deaminase, which yields MEDIKNKDEAYMRRALMEAQAAFDEDEIPVGAIIVCKDRIISRAHNLTEMLTDVTAHAEMQAITSGANMLGGKYLKDCTLYVTVEPCVMCAGALGWAQISRVVYGASDEKRGYTKYAPDALHPKTTVTSGVLEDECRALMQDFFQRKR from the coding sequence ATGGAAGATATTAAGAATAAAGACGAAGCATACATGCGCCGTGCTCTGATGGAGGCTCAGGCGGCATTCGATGAAGACGAGATTCCGGTAGGCGCCATCATCGTTTGTAAAGACCGGATCATATCGCGTGCCCACAATCTTACGGAGATGCTGACCGATGTTACGGCTCATGCCGAAATGCAGGCCATCACTTCGGGAGCCAACATGCTGGGAGGAAAATACCTGAAAGACTGTACCCTCTACGTTACGGTAGAACCCTGCGTGATGTGCGCCGGAGCGCTGGGATGGGCACAGATCAGCCGCGTGGTATATGGTGCCAGCGACGAGAAAAGGGGGTATACAAAATATGCGCCCGATGCACTGCATCCTAAGACGACAGTTACATCGGGCGTATTGGAAGATGAGTGCCGCGCACTCATGCAGGATTTCTTTCAGAGAAAGAGATAA